One segment of Burkholderia multivorans ATCC BAA-247 DNA contains the following:
- the hisC gene encoding histidinol-phosphate transaminase: MTTPQDIIRRDVLAMTSYPVPDASGFVKLDAMENPYPLPEPLATALGERLGRVALNRYPAPRPAALLDKLRHAMGVPGTCDVLLGNGSDEIISMISVACAKPGAKVLAPVPGFVMYELSARFAQLDFVGVPLKADLTLDVDAMLAAIAEHRPAIVYLAYPNNPTGTLYDDAHIERILRAATHSLIVIDEAYQPFAQHSWLPRAGEFDNVVVMRTVSKLGLAGIRLGYLVGRPAWLNEFDKVRPPYNINVLTQATADFLLDHLDVLDAQAAELRAERARLAQAVAALPGATVFPSAGNFLLVRVPDAAAVFDALLTERVLVKNVSKMHPLLAECVRLTVGSPDENARLLAALKLALPD; encoded by the coding sequence TGGAGAACCCGTACCCGCTGCCCGAGCCGCTCGCCACGGCGCTCGGCGAACGGCTCGGGCGGGTCGCGCTGAACCGCTATCCGGCGCCTCGCCCGGCCGCGCTGCTCGACAAGCTGCGCCATGCGATGGGCGTGCCCGGCACGTGCGACGTGCTGCTCGGCAACGGTTCCGACGAAATCATCAGCATGATCTCGGTCGCGTGCGCGAAACCGGGCGCGAAGGTGCTCGCGCCCGTGCCCGGCTTCGTGATGTACGAACTGTCCGCGCGATTCGCGCAGCTTGACTTCGTCGGCGTGCCGCTGAAGGCCGACCTGACGCTCGACGTCGATGCGATGCTCGCGGCGATCGCCGAGCATCGGCCGGCCATCGTGTATCTCGCGTATCCGAACAACCCGACCGGCACGCTGTACGACGATGCCCACATCGAGCGCATCCTGCGCGCGGCGACGCACAGCCTGATCGTGATCGACGAGGCGTACCAGCCGTTCGCGCAGCACAGCTGGCTGCCGCGCGCGGGCGAGTTCGACAACGTCGTCGTGATGCGCACGGTGTCGAAGCTCGGCCTCGCGGGGATCCGGCTCGGCTACCTGGTCGGCCGGCCTGCGTGGCTCAACGAATTCGACAAGGTGCGCCCGCCGTACAACATCAACGTGCTGACGCAGGCAACCGCCGACTTCCTGCTCGACCATCTCGACGTGCTCGACGCGCAGGCGGCCGAATTGCGTGCCGAGCGCGCGCGGCTCGCGCAGGCGGTGGCCGCGCTGCCGGGCGCGACGGTGTTCCCGAGCGCCGGCAATTTCCTGCTGGTGCGCGTGCCCGACGCGGCTGCCGTGTTCGACGCGCTGCTCACCGAGCGGGTGCTCGTCAAAAACGTGAGTAAAATGCATCCGTTGCTGGCCGAATGCGTGCGGCTGACCGTCGGTTCTCCCGACGAAAACGCGCGCCTGCTGGCTGCCCTGAAACTCGCGCTGCCCGATTGA